TGGCAAAATAGTTACGTAAATCCGGATGGTTTAATTTATCCCGAACGCCAATTTATTTCACAAACTAGTAAGTTTCAAGCACTTAGATGATAGACAGCTCGGTGGACGCCCACAAGTTATCCTTGCGTCAAATACCGGTCACATCTTCTTTTATAAAAGCACCGGTCGTATCTCGAGTGTCAAGGTCAGGGAGAACTGAAGTTCGTACGGACAAAGTTCTCCCGTTCACCCTGATCTTATAGCCATCCAAAACTATATCTGACGGCTCCGGGCGTCTTTCAGAGGCCTTCCCGTATGGCGACACATCATCGGTAGCAAGCAACATTTGTGGCCCGTGAGATTTTGTTGCCCACAGCCAGCCGGTTGGACAGTCCAACATGCGTTCGGTCGGAAGCGGTCGAGGCAGCTGGCGGACTCGAGGCCCATGTTCCAGAACTCCTCGTAGTACTCCTGGTAGGTGAAGGGCCGATAGGCCAGAGGGTGGCCGCCGTCCACCAGCGCCTCCGCCGGCGCGACCACCGCGTCCGGGGACGGGCAGTAGAACGTCGGCACCGAGATCCTCTCGCTCTCGCTGTTCACAATCACCCGGTGGAGCACGCTCTTGTATCGGTCGTTGCTCAGAGCCTGCACGATACCATAGCCGAAACGTTAGTGGATGCCGTAGAGTTCAGTTCACAATTGTGTCTGTCTAGAAGGATACCTGCAGTTGATCACCGATATTGATGACCAGCGCGCCGGGAACGGGGCTGACGGCCACCCAGCGGCCGTCGCGCCGGACCTGCAGCCCGgacacgccgtcctggaggagcaGCGTGACGGCATTAGGGTCCTTGTGCCCCGGCAGTCCGTACGTCAGCTCCGGCTGCGGGCACGGCGGGTAGTAGTTCACCGCCATGTGCTGCGCGTGCCGCCCCATGGCCTTCACCATGTGGCCTCTCTCGAGCCCGAGGCTCTCCGATATCGCCTCCAGCAGTCTCAGCGCCAGCGCTCTCGCCTCCGTCGAGTAGGTGCCGACTACTTCCCTGCTCACACGGTCAGCGCAAATTGTCAGTTTATTTCTAATTCTATCTCGCAGAAAAGTACACCTATCAGTTTGCTAGCGCAGCCGAACAGCAGCTATATTTTGCCTCTTTTTCTCTTACTTTCTGTTATACTGTATTCCTTATTGCAACAGCTAGCCTGTCATCGTCCTGACAGAGGTCTAACGGTGCACATGTTAGGTATGCGCCTCGTTGTTTCGACAGGTTAATTAGCGGGCCGGATTGAAAGATTCGATCGGTACGAACAGTATTAAAACTCGTAGGCTAAAATTAAGTATTAGTACTAGTAACTAACTTAATTAGTTGGTGACCAGCAGCACGTACGGAAGTTCATCCTGACACGGTAGAAATGAGGCCGAGGCGTCGACGGGTGCTCACCTGAAGGCCGGCGGGTTGGAGGGCCACTGGTCGACGAAGCTCTCGAGCGGGTAGCAATGCAGGCGGAGGAAGTCGCGCCAGTTGCTCACCTTCTCCGTGCGCACGTTGAAGCTCGTGGACAGCCGGATCGCCTTCTTGGGGTCGTCGGAGTAGCACTTGAGCCGCTCCGACTCCGGTAGGTGGAAGAACTCCCTCGCCACGCGCAGCATCCCCTCCACGACCGCCTCCGGGATGCCGTGATTCGTCACCTACATACGCAGTGATGACCGGTGTCAGGTTGTCCAGAGCTCTGTCGAACGTCTCGTGCTACTACATCGGCAGAACAAAAAATTAACTGGTCTCAACAAGTGGTGCACGTAGTACGTACCATGAAAAACCCGTCGTTCTCGCACGCCGCGCCGATGGCCTCGACGACCCCGCGACGCCCCGGCCCGTCGAGGTGCTTCAGGTCGATGAGCGGAATGCCGGCGCCGGACTCGTGGTCGACATTGGCGAGGTCCGGGCGGTCTCCGACCGCTCTGATGTGGCTCGACGGGACTTGCCTGGATTGCGCCACCAGATCGCTTAGGAGAGGCTttgcggcgatcgccggagccatGCTCTTGTCTAGGAATGGTACGATGTGGTGCGTACTTGCTGCTCGGCTGTTTGATAGTATTGCCAGCCGCTGCAATGTGATCCGTGTACATATTCAAGTTGGCCTTGCCCTCTTATAGGCAAATGATGGCACGCACAACAAAGAACCTTTTAGCACCTATACGAGCTAGGAGTTCTACTCTAAATGAGTGAAAATTTTGGGATATACTATAAATTGACTTGAGTTATTGGACCAGTCTTGAGTCGTGACTATAGGTCGGTGCaataaattatactccctccatttctaaatataagtctttttaaagatttcaatataaactacatacagatatatatagacttattttagagtgtatagattcactcattttgctccatatgtaatcCATATTAAAATCACTAaagagacttatatttaggaacaaaaggAATAAAAAACTATGAGTAAATGACGCTCGTGGTTGTGGGTGCATTTTAGCCACACTATTTTGAAAATGGAAAACATATTACGAAACTTGAGTTTTGATGTATATGAGTTACTCTTAAGCCCTGTTTGTCTGgacttttgcttctgcttttttaacTTTTTTAATTTGGCAAAATTGCCACAAAAGCTTCTAAATAGGGCTTTTTGCTCCGGCTTTTGGCTTATACCAACATAAGCCAAAAGCCAAACCAAAAAAGCATCTATTTAGGAGGGTTTTTTTGGCTTTTTTACTTAAGTGAAAAGAtgcaaaagcagaagcaaaagcccaaacaaacagggcATTAGTTTAACTGACCGACTCTTAGTATTATATACAGAATTGACGGCGTATACAACAAATAATCT
This region of Triticum aestivum cultivar Chinese Spring chromosome 2D, IWGSC CS RefSeq v2.1, whole genome shotgun sequence genomic DNA includes:
- the LOC123054098 gene encoding protein DMR6-LIKE OXYGENASE 1, with the translated sequence MAPAIAAKPLLSDLVAQSRQVPSSHIRAVGDRPDLANVDHESGAGIPLIDLKHLDGPGRRGVVEAIGAACENDGFFMVTNHGIPEAVVEGMLRVAREFFHLPESERLKCYSDDPKKAIRLSTSFNVRTEKVSNWRDFLRLHCYPLESFVDQWPSNPPAFREVVGTYSTEARALALRLLEAISESLGLERGHMVKAMGRHAQHMAVNYYPPCPQPELTYGLPGHKDPNAVTLLLQDGVSGLQVRRDGRWVAVSPVPGALVINIGDQLQALSNDRYKSVLHRVIVNSESERISVPTFYCPSPDAVVAPAEALVDGGHPLAYRPFTYQEYYEEFWNMGLESASCLDRFRPNACWTVQPAGCGQQNLTGHKCCLLPMMCRHTGRPLKDARSRQI